From a region of the Saccharomycodes ludwigii strain NBRC 1722 chromosome VII, whole genome shotgun sequence genome:
- the SHY1 gene encoding cytochrome oxidase assembly protein SHY1 (similar to Saccharomyces cerevisiae YGR112W | SHY1 | SURF Homolog of Yeast) has protein sequence MITKRILITPSLKNIFLIQKSFKGSCLFSSSKLYFSSKIQNKNNNYKESIVSKTVKTPTIDWKPLKSSKNPNDENTYKSIWKSPLKLIFLALMIAMPVVSFNLGLWQYRRLNWKTKLVSTCEERLVLPELLNTAVFFDDVLRNDQDLDAINEKIEENWQYRKVKLRGEFDHFGELFVGPRVKNGYKGYQLFTPFTILDDGTNEGKWNGKRVLIERGWISENHILPNSRTLQHLSVPKGYVEVDCLIRVYRKLTNLQWEREDKNSRLWNVIDFPEMCHEANDALPIYFQALHDLNDHLWVPKDDTANITTSKTYDSNKWWNPFGRNNDSNGNSKTGKTPVKYVDTHKGMEFNEAQLIKAGVPIGKLPKVDFKNNHLQYLVTWFGLSFLSSIFLILALKKYAKPNVMKSSEAQKARMKRFKDFM, from the coding sequence ATGATCACTAAAAGAATACTAATAACACCATCactaaaaaatatctttttaatacaaaaatcttttaaaggatcatgtttattttcctcatcaaaattatatttttcctcaaaaatccaaaacaaaaacaacaactacAAAGAAAGTATTGTATCGAAAACAGTTAAAACACCGACCATTGATTGGAAACCATTAAAATCCTCGAAGAACCCTAATGATGAAAACACCTACAAAAGTATTTGGAAATCaccattaaaattaatttttttagcaTTAATGATAGCAATGCCAGTAGTCTCCTTCAATTTAGGGTTATGGCAATATAGAAGATTAAATTGGAAAACTAAATTGGTTTCCACGTGTGAGGAAAGATTGGTTTTGCCAGAACTATTAAATACTgcagttttttttgacGATGTTTTAAGAAATGATCAAGATTTGGATGCCATTAATGAgaaaattgaagaaaattgGCAATACAGGAAAGTCAAGTTGAGAGGGGAATTTGATCATTTCGGCGAATTATTTGTTGGTCCAAGAGTCAAAAATGGCTACAAGGGGTATCAGTTATTTACGCCATTTACTATTTTGGACGATGGTACCAATGAGGGGAAATGGAACGGGAAAAGGGTCTTAATTGAAAGAGGATGGATCAGTGAAAATCATATTTTACCCAATTCAAGGACTTTGCAACATTTAAGTGTTCCCAAGGGTTATGTCGAAGTGGATTGTTTGATTAGGGTTTACAGAAAACTAACTAATTTGCAATGGGAAAGAGAAGATAAAAACAGTAGATTATGGAATGTTATTGACTTCCCAGAAATGTGCCATGAGGCTAATGATGCTTTACCCATTTATTTTCAGGCTTTACATGATTTGAATGATCATTTATGGGTTCCTAAAGATGACACTGCCAATATTACCACTTCAAAGACTTATGATTCCAATAAATGGTGGAATCCTTTTGGTAGAAATAATGATAGCAACGGGAACAGCAAAACGGGGAAGACACCCGTGAAATATGTGGATACTCACAAGGGAATGGAATTTAATGAAGCGCAACTGATTAAAGCAGGTGTTCCTATTGGTAAACTACCTAAAGTTgactttaaaaataatcatttgCAATATTTGGTTACTTGGTTTGGATTATCTTTCTTAAgttctatatttttaattttagccCTAAAGAAATATGCTAAACCTAACGTTATGAAATCCTCTGAAGCACAAAAGGCTAGGATGAAGCGTTTCAAAGACTTCATGTAG
- the DAM1 gene encoding Dam1p (similar to Saccharomyces cerevisiae YGR113W | DAM1 | Duo1 And Mps1 interacting), with protein MSSPLNTRVIEHLSKLEDKLDTLSHNLTGLNIIHENLINFNESCSSLLYGMMCNSWCVDFKLVSPIEGPDSKTDQQNVDNTKIIEYLNEINTLDEKISKMQQQIDELEKQQTADTTVGTVTNKNSFVKPTHLPVYNNNNVPNRTSHNTKRKINTNSVVSSNNISRNKFRRVVPTPEIYKHDNNNNINTPEYDTDTSFVSNPEMVQNASVSASNNTLIRNPSNVEYKRRRKSTILNTIRQNRNQLNNNYKSLNQETPTSMRVISDNGGNEVGVKNTNNENRRMSLAIGASRLTKHNGKRIGNNSSTVGNINKGKMHNRFTNNDKNRTTIGERPPFR; from the coding sequence ATGTCATCACCACTTAATACCAGAGTAATTGAACATTTATCCAAGTTGGAAGATAAATTAGACACTTTGAGTCATAATTTAACAGGACTTAATATAATACATGAAAACTTAATCAACTTTAATGAATCATGCAgttcattattatatggGATGATGTGTAATTCATGGTGTGTTGATTTCAAATTAGTTTCTCCAATAGAAGGTCCTGATAGCAAAACAGACCAGCAAAATGTTGACAATACCAAGATAATTGAGTACTTAAATGAAATCAATACTCTGGATGAGAAAATTAGTAAAATGCAACAACAAATTGATGAACTTGAAAAACAACAGACAGCTGATACCACAGTCGGCACtgttacaaataaaaattcgTTTGTTAAACCCACGCACCTCCCAgtttataataacaataatgttCCTAACAGAACTTCCCATAATAccaaaaggaaaattaaTACAAATTCAGTCGTTtctagtaataatatcagtCGCAATAAATTTAGGAGAGTAGTCCCAACTCCAGAAATATACAAGcatgataacaataataatattaataccCCTGAATATGATACAGATACTTCATTCGTATCGAATCCAGAAATGGTTCAAAACGCTTCTGTTTCTgctagtaataatactttaATTCGTAATCCCAGTAATGTAGAATATAAGCGCCGTAGAAAATCTACAATATTAAACACAATAAGACAGAATAGAAAtcaattgaataataattataagtCTCTAAATCAAGAAACACCAACAAGCATGCGAGTGATAAGTGACAATGGCGGTAATGAAGTAGGGGTAAAAAAcactaataatgaaaatagaaGAATGTCGTTGGCTATTGGTGCTTCAAGATTAACCAAACATAATGGTAAAAGGATAGGCAATAATTCATCTACTGTGggtaatattaataagGGTAAAATGCATAATAGATTTACAAATAACGATAAGAATAGAACCACTATTGGAGAAAGACCGCCATTTAGATag